The following coding sequences are from one Prochlorococcus sp. MIT 1314 window:
- a CDS encoding cell division protein FtsQ/DivIB: MKKLQKINNKSFLYLILFLFLTSLISLKTLKKVNIQDIRISGSELFSQNDLVNNSSLKLPRRLIFIKTNFLEKELKQNLSLKNVSVNRELFPFGLKVQVNTRTPIAYGEKILDEEKILGFIDKDGIFINRKNVDEKNLNKLTIQVFGWKEKFKKTLSEILIAQEDYEFEVVKITFSTNGFLTIEEKDLKTILLGFNPSLIKNQLQIINNLKNEFKKNNFSEKIANIDLTDPNKPKIKVFKP, from the coding sequence GTGAAAAAACTGCAAAAAATTAATAATAAAAGCTTCTTATATCTAATTTTATTTTTATTTTTAACAAGTTTAATAAGCCTAAAAACTCTAAAAAAGGTCAATATTCAGGACATAAGAATTTCTGGTAGTGAATTATTCTCTCAGAATGATCTGGTAAATAATTCATCTTTAAAATTACCACGCCGATTAATTTTCATCAAAACTAATTTTTTAGAAAAAGAGTTAAAACAAAATTTATCGCTCAAGAATGTTTCGGTAAACAGAGAATTATTCCCTTTTGGTTTGAAAGTTCAAGTTAATACAAGAACTCCAATAGCTTACGGCGAGAAAATATTAGATGAAGAAAAAATATTAGGCTTTATTGATAAAGATGGAATTTTTATTAATAGAAAAAATGTAGACGAAAAAAATTTAAACAAATTAACCATACAAGTTTTTGGGTGGAAAGAAAAATTTAAAAAGACATTATCTGAAATTTTAATTGCCCAAGAGGATTATGAATTTGAGGTAGTTAAAATAACTTTTTCAACCAATGGGTTTTTAACTATTGAGGAAAAAGATTTAAAAACAATCTTACTAGGATTTAATCCAAGTTTAATCAAAAATCAATTACAAATAATCAATAACCTAAAAAATGAATTTAAGAAAAATAATTTTTCTGAAAAAATAGCGAATATTGATCTTACTGATCCAAATAAACCAAAAATAAAAGTGTTCAAACCCTAA
- the panB gene encoding 3-methyl-2-oxobutanoate hydroxymethyltransferase, giving the protein MLPSELVKYKEKSQKIIALTAWDSISGSIAEQANVDLVLVGDSLAMVCLGYKSTLPLTLENIIYHTNAVSRGFKKKIEEQPLVVSDMPFLTYQCGEDKAVEYAGKIIQSTYAKAVKVEGAEPEIQKVISRLIRMGIPVMGHIGLTPQSYLNLGLKKQGESLESQEKIKREASLLEKLGCFSIVLEHIPDLLAKEIQKTLTIPTIGIGAGNHCDGQVRVTADLLGLNDNQPPFCQPIIKGKELFKDKLKEWVDSERLK; this is encoded by the coding sequence ATGTTACCTTCAGAACTCGTAAAGTATAAAGAAAAATCTCAAAAAATTATTGCACTAACTGCATGGGACTCCATATCAGGATCTATTGCAGAACAAGCTAATGTTGATCTCGTTTTAGTGGGAGATTCCTTGGCAATGGTTTGTTTAGGATATAAATCGACATTGCCATTAACTTTAGAAAACATAATTTATCATACTAATGCAGTTTCAAGAGGATTTAAAAAGAAAATTGAAGAACAACCCTTGGTCGTATCAGATATGCCTTTTCTGACTTACCAATGTGGAGAGGATAAAGCTGTGGAGTATGCAGGAAAAATTATTCAGAGCACTTATGCAAAGGCTGTAAAGGTAGAAGGGGCTGAACCAGAAATACAAAAAGTTATTTCTAGATTAATAAGAATGGGAATCCCTGTTATGGGTCATATAGGTCTTACACCACAAAGCTATCTAAATCTTGGATTAAAAAAACAAGGAGAAAGCTTAGAAAGCCAAGAAAAAATCAAGAGAGAGGCTTCTCTTCTTGAAAAGTTGGGATGTTTTTCAATAGTTCTTGAACATATTCCTGATTTGCTTGCTAAAGAAATACAAAAGACTTTAACAATTCCCACAATAGGTATCGGTGCAGGTAATCATTGTGATGGGCAAGTAAGAGTTACTGCAGATTTGTTGGGTCTTAATGATAATCAACCACCATTTTGTCAGCCGATTATAAAAGGGAAGGAATTATTTAAGGATAAATTGAAAGAATGGGTAGACTCTGAAAGACTTAAGTAA
- a CDS encoding TRAM domain-containing protein: MTDILVLILFVLSGAASGWLGVDLLPVDILKQVSNVEGFRIVLAIIGLFIGLAAGFVFLQLRKTFLDQIRTMPTDLLVSRSVGLILGLLVANLLLAPILLIPFPREVFFAKPLAAILSNIFFGVLGYKLADTHGRTFLRLFNPNNTDAYLVNEGILPAASPKILDTSVIIDGRINGLLSCGLLEGQLIVAQSVIDELQTLADSSSNEKRSKGRRGLKLLKELRDLYGRRLVINPTKYEGNGVDEKLLKITEDMTGTLITADYNLSQVAEVKELKVMNLSDLVIALRPEVQPGESLNIKIVREGKEKMQGIGYLDDGTMVVIDEAKNFVGSRLDIVITGALQTPTGRMVFGKLINNPESNKSFKSPATQG, translated from the coding sequence ATGACAGATATCTTAGTATTAATTTTATTTGTATTATCTGGGGCTGCTTCAGGATGGCTTGGGGTTGATTTATTGCCAGTAGACATACTCAAACAGGTATCTAATGTAGAAGGTTTCAGAATTGTTTTAGCAATTATTGGTTTGTTTATAGGATTAGCAGCAGGTTTTGTATTCCTTCAACTTAGAAAGACGTTTCTTGATCAAATAAGGACGATGCCCACAGACTTATTAGTAAGTAGATCAGTTGGCTTAATTTTAGGATTACTAGTAGCGAATCTCCTTCTTGCTCCAATACTATTAATTCCTTTCCCTAGAGAAGTCTTTTTCGCAAAACCTCTAGCAGCTATATTAAGCAATATTTTCTTTGGTGTACTTGGTTATAAGTTAGCAGATACCCATGGGAGAACATTTTTAAGATTATTCAATCCTAATAATACTGATGCTTATCTAGTTAATGAAGGAATACTGCCCGCTGCAAGTCCAAAAATTCTTGATACCAGTGTAATTATTGATGGCAGAATAAATGGCCTATTAAGTTGCGGATTGTTGGAAGGACAATTAATTGTTGCTCAAAGTGTAATTGATGAATTACAAACTTTAGCTGACTCAAGCAGTAACGAAAAAAGGTCAAAAGGCAGGAGAGGTTTGAAATTGTTAAAAGAATTAAGAGATTTATATGGGAGAAGACTTGTAATAAATCCAACAAAGTATGAAGGTAATGGGGTAGATGAAAAACTTTTGAAAATTACTGAGGATATGACAGGAACTCTAATTACAGCCGACTATAATCTCTCGCAGGTTGCGGAAGTTAAAGAATTAAAAGTTATGAATTTGAGTGATTTAGTCATTGCTTTAAGACCAGAAGTACAGCCAGGAGAATCACTTAATATAAAAATCGTGAGAGAGGGTAAAGAAAAAATGCAAGGTATTGGATATTTGGATGATGGAACAATGGTTGTAATTGATGAAGCAAAGAATTTTGTGGGAAGCAGATTAGATATTGTTATCACAGGAGCACTACAAACTCCTACTGGAAGAATGGTATTTGGAAAACTGATCAATAATCCTGAGTCAAACAAATCTTTTAAATCACCAGCGACACAGGGCTAA
- a CDS encoding ATP-dependent Clp protease proteolytic subunit, with protein sequence MPIGTPSVPYRLPGSQYERWVDIYTRLGVERILFLGQEVNDGIANSLVAQMLYLDSDDNSKPIYLYINSPGGSVTAGLAIYDTIKYVKSDVVTICVGLAASMGAFLLAAGTKGKRVALPHSRIMIHQPLGGTSQRQASDIEIEAKEILRIKDMLNMSMADMTGQSFEKIEKDTDRDYFLSAEEAKNYGLIDRVIKHPSEANQS encoded by the coding sequence ATGCCTATAGGAACTCCAAGCGTGCCTTACAGACTTCCCGGAAGTCAATATGAAAGGTGGGTTGACATATATACAAGACTGGGTGTTGAAAGAATTCTTTTCCTTGGACAAGAAGTGAATGATGGTATTGCTAATAGCCTTGTTGCACAAATGCTTTATCTAGATTCTGATGACAATTCCAAACCTATCTACCTTTATATAAATAGCCCAGGAGGATCAGTAACCGCTGGCTTGGCTATATATGACACTATCAAATACGTAAAAAGTGATGTAGTAACTATTTGCGTAGGCCTCGCAGCCTCAATGGGTGCGTTCCTATTAGCCGCTGGTACAAAAGGGAAAAGAGTTGCTTTGCCTCATAGCAGAATAATGATTCATCAACCCCTAGGAGGAACATCTCAACGCCAGGCAAGTGATATTGAAATTGAAGCTAAGGAAATTTTAAGAATTAAAGATATGTTAAATATGTCTATGGCAGATATGACAGGTCAATCATTCGAGAAAATTGAAAAGGATACAGACAGAGATTATTTTCTAAGTGCAGAAGAGGCAAAAAACTATGGCTTAATTGATAGAGTAATCAAACATCCAAGCGAAGCAAATCAGTCTTAA
- the miaB gene encoding tRNA (N6-isopentenyl adenosine(37)-C2)-methylthiotransferase MiaB, with protein MLTKTKLDEKKFQRNSTIGSYWITTFGCQMNKADSERMAGTLEKMGYTRAENELNADLVLYNTCTIRDNAEQKVYSFLGRQAKRKHKTPNLKLVVAGCLAQQEGESLLRRVPELDLVMGPQHVNNLENLLGKVDLGNQVAATEETFISEDITSARRESSICGWVNIIYGCNERCSYCVVPSVRGKEQSRYPNAIKSEIQKLADDNFKEITLLGQNIDAYGRDLPGTTKEGRKENTLTDLLYYIHDVQGIRRIRFATSHPRYFSKRLIQACFELDKVCEHFHIPFQSGNNEILKQMSRGYTIKKYKNIIEHIRSLMPDASITADAIVAFPGETEQQYQDTLKLISEIGFDQVNTAAYSPRPNTPAAVWSNQLSEEVKKARLQEINDLVEKTARRRNQRYINNIESVLIEGLNPKNSSQIMGRTRTNRLTFVEIPNNIQFNFSLGDEIDVRINEARPFSLTGELFK; from the coding sequence GTGCTAACTAAAACAAAACTAGACGAAAAAAAATTTCAAAGGAATTCAACTATAGGCAGTTATTGGATAACCACATTTGGATGCCAAATGAACAAGGCTGATTCTGAGAGAATGGCTGGGACATTAGAGAAAATGGGATATACCAGAGCAGAAAATGAATTAAATGCCGATTTGGTCTTATACAATACATGCACTATCAGAGATAATGCGGAGCAAAAAGTTTATAGCTTTTTAGGAAGACAAGCAAAAAGAAAACACAAAACACCTAACCTTAAACTGGTTGTTGCAGGTTGCCTTGCTCAGCAAGAGGGAGAGTCCTTACTAAGAAGAGTCCCAGAACTTGATCTTGTAATGGGACCTCAACACGTAAACAACCTTGAGAATTTACTGGGGAAAGTTGATTTAGGAAATCAAGTTGCTGCCACAGAAGAAACCTTCATTTCTGAAGACATAACAAGTGCCAGAAGAGAAAGCTCTATTTGTGGCTGGGTTAATATCATTTATGGATGTAATGAAAGATGTTCATATTGTGTAGTTCCATCTGTAAGAGGTAAAGAGCAATCAAGATATCCAAATGCGATAAAAAGTGAGATCCAAAAATTAGCTGATGATAATTTTAAAGAAATTACTCTTTTGGGTCAGAATATTGATGCTTATGGTAGAGATCTTCCAGGGACTACAAAAGAGGGAAGGAAAGAAAATACTCTAACTGATCTTTTATATTATATTCATGATGTTCAAGGGATTCGCAGAATAAGATTTGCTACTAGTCATCCAAGATATTTTTCAAAAAGATTGATTCAAGCTTGTTTTGAACTTGATAAAGTCTGTGAACATTTCCATATTCCCTTCCAAAGTGGAAATAATGAGATTTTAAAGCAAATGTCCAGAGGATACACCATTAAAAAGTATAAAAATATTATTGAGCATATAAGATCATTAATGCCAGACGCATCAATCACAGCTGATGCAATAGTTGCTTTCCCTGGAGAAACCGAACAACAATATCAAGATACATTAAAGCTAATATCAGAAATTGGCTTTGATCAAGTAAATACAGCCGCATACTCTCCAAGACCAAACACTCCCGCAGCAGTTTGGTCGAATCAACTTTCGGAAGAGGTAAAAAAAGCTAGATTGCAAGAAATTAATGATTTGGTCGAGAAAACTGCTAGAAGAAGAAATCAAAGATACATTAATAATATCGAAAGCGTTTTAATTGAGGGTTTAAATCCAAAAAATTCCTCGCAAATTATGGGTAGAACTAGAACAAATAGATTAACTTTCGTAGAGATTCCAAATAACATTCAATTTAATTTTTCACTGGGTGATGAAATAGATGTCAGGATTAATGAAGCAAGACCTTTTTCATTAACAGGTGAACTTTTCAAATAA
- the ftsZ gene encoding cell division protein FtsZ — translation MSFGNNPNFDQSREILPSQNAKIEVIGVGGGGSNAVNRMINSDLEGVSFRVLNTDAQALLQSSAERRVQLGQNLTRGLGAGGNPSIGQKAAEESRDELQQALEASDLVFIAAGMGGGTGTGAAPVVAEVAKQSGALTVGIVTKPFSFEGKRRMRQAEEGIARLAENVDTLIVIPNDRLKDVIAGAPLQEAFRNADDVLRMGVKGISDIITCPGLVNVDFADVRSVMTEAGTALLGIGIGSGRSRALEAAQAAMNSPLLEAARIDGAKGCVINITGGKDMTLEDMTSASEIIYDVVDQEANIIVGAVVDEAMEGEIQVTVIATGFETNQPLSQQRIKNRLSNQPLYNLSDNKESGASIPEFLRLRQNKRDIS, via the coding sequence ATGAGCTTCGGTAACAATCCAAACTTTGATCAATCGAGAGAAATCCTTCCCAGTCAAAACGCCAAAATAGAAGTTATTGGTGTAGGCGGGGGAGGAAGTAACGCAGTTAACAGAATGATAAATAGTGATTTAGAGGGTGTATCATTTAGAGTCCTAAATACTGATGCACAAGCACTACTACAGTCTTCTGCAGAACGTAGAGTTCAACTAGGACAAAACCTTACAAGAGGTCTAGGTGCTGGTGGTAATCCAAGTATTGGTCAAAAAGCCGCCGAAGAATCTAGAGATGAGCTTCAACAAGCTTTAGAGGCCTCTGATCTAGTCTTTATAGCCGCTGGAATGGGTGGCGGTACGGGTACAGGGGCTGCTCCGGTAGTTGCTGAAGTAGCCAAACAAAGTGGTGCTTTAACAGTAGGTATAGTAACTAAACCATTTTCTTTTGAAGGAAAAAGAAGAATGCGTCAAGCAGAAGAAGGAATCGCAAGGCTAGCTGAAAATGTAGATACTCTCATAGTTATTCCAAATGATCGATTGAAAGATGTTATTGCAGGAGCTCCCCTCCAAGAAGCATTTAGGAATGCTGATGATGTTTTAAGGATGGGAGTCAAAGGAATCAGTGACATAATTACTTGCCCAGGATTAGTAAATGTTGATTTCGCAGATGTAAGATCTGTAATGACAGAGGCAGGTACGGCCCTTCTTGGTATAGGTATTGGTTCAGGAAGATCTAGAGCATTAGAGGCAGCACAGGCAGCAATGAATAGTCCTCTATTAGAAGCAGCTAGAATTGATGGGGCTAAAGGTTGCGTTATAAATATTACCGGAGGCAAAGACATGACCTTGGAAGATATGACCTCCGCATCTGAAATTATTTATGATGTTGTTGATCAAGAAGCGAATATTATTGTAGGTGCAGTTGTCGATGAGGCAATGGAAGGAGAGATACAAGTTACTGTAATTGCCACAGGATTTGAAACAAACCAACCTTTAAGTCAACAAAGAATTAAAAACAGATTATCAAATCAACCTTTATATAATTTATCCGATAATAAAGAGTCAGGAGCAAGTATTCCCGAGTTTTTGAGATTAAGGCAGAATAAAAGAGATATAAGTTAA
- the ilvC gene encoding ketol-acid reductoisomerase: protein MTQLFYDTDADLSLLNNKTIAIIGYGSQGHAHALNLKDSGMDVIVGLYKGSKSESKAINDGLKVFSVSEACEKADWIMILLPDEFQKDVYLKEIEPNLKEGKILSFAHGFNIRFGLIKPPGFVDVVMIAPKGPGHTVRWEYQNGQGVPALFAVEQDYSGKARSLAMAYAKGIGGTRAGILETNFKEETETDLFGEQAVLCGGLSELVKSGFETLVEAGYQPELAYFECLHEVKLIVDLMVKGGLSQMRDSISNTAEYGDYVSGKRLINSDTKKEMQKILKDIQDGTFAKNFVEECDKNKPLMTKLREENSKHEIEKVGKGLRAMFSWLK from the coding sequence ATGACCCAACTCTTCTACGACACAGATGCAGATCTAAGTCTTTTAAATAATAAAACAATAGCGATAATTGGATATGGTTCACAAGGTCACGCACATGCCTTAAACCTTAAAGATAGCGGTATGGATGTAATTGTCGGATTATATAAAGGAAGTAAATCTGAAAGCAAAGCTATTAACGATGGACTAAAAGTGTTTAGTGTTTCTGAAGCTTGCGAAAAAGCAGACTGGATTATGATTCTTCTTCCAGATGAGTTTCAGAAAGATGTTTACCTTAAAGAAATAGAACCAAACTTAAAAGAAGGTAAGATATTAAGTTTTGCTCATGGATTCAATATAAGATTCGGACTTATCAAACCTCCTGGTTTTGTGGATGTGGTAATGATTGCACCAAAAGGACCTGGGCACACTGTTCGATGGGAATATCAGAATGGGCAAGGGGTTCCTGCATTGTTCGCAGTAGAGCAGGATTATTCTGGGAAGGCAAGATCATTAGCGATGGCATACGCTAAAGGTATTGGAGGAACAAGAGCTGGGATACTTGAAACGAATTTCAAAGAAGAAACAGAAACTGATTTATTTGGCGAACAAGCAGTTTTATGCGGAGGCTTATCTGAACTTGTCAAGTCGGGCTTCGAAACCCTTGTAGAGGCGGGATATCAACCAGAACTTGCTTATTTCGAATGCTTACATGAAGTTAAGCTAATTGTTGATCTAATGGTAAAGGGAGGCCTATCTCAAATGCGGGATTCCATTTCAAATACTGCAGAATATGGAGATTATGTAAGTGGTAAAAGACTTATCAATAGTGATACAAAGAAAGAAATGCAAAAAATCCTGAAAGATATTCAAGACGGAACTTTCGCTAAGAATTTTGTAGAAGAATGTGATAAAAATAAACCCTTAATGACAAAATTAAGAGAAGAGAACTCAAAACATGAAATAGAGAAAGTAGGTAAAGGTCTGCGAGCTATGTTCAGTTGGCTGAAATAA
- a CDS encoding ATP-dependent Clp protease proteolytic subunit has product MTVSAPYYGENTVMRTPPPDLPSLLLKERIVYLGLPLFSDDDAKRQLGMDVTELIIAQLLYLEFEDPEKPIYFYINSTGTSWYTGDAVGFETEAFAICDTISYIKPPVHTICIGQAMGTAAVILSSGTKGQRAALPHASIVLHQPISGARGQATDIQIRAEEVLKNKKSMLEILSRNTGKTIEELSKDSDRMSYLNPQEALDYGVIDRILTSQKDLPNKI; this is encoded by the coding sequence ATGACTGTATCTGCTCCTTATTACGGCGAAAACACCGTTATGAGGACCCCGCCCCCTGATCTTCCCTCCCTTTTACTGAAAGAGAGAATCGTTTATCTTGGTTTGCCATTATTCTCAGATGATGATGCAAAAAGACAACTAGGAATGGATGTTACTGAGCTAATTATTGCTCAACTTCTTTATCTAGAGTTTGAGGATCCAGAAAAACCGATTTATTTCTATATCAATTCTACAGGAACAAGTTGGTACACTGGTGACGCAGTTGGTTTCGAAACAGAAGCTTTCGCTATCTGCGATACAATAAGTTACATTAAGCCTCCTGTACATACAATATGTATTGGACAAGCAATGGGGACAGCTGCAGTTATCCTTTCATCTGGCACGAAGGGGCAAAGAGCTGCTCTTCCACATGCCTCTATTGTTTTACATCAACCTATAAGCGGAGCAAGAGGTCAAGCAACTGATATCCAAATAAGAGCTGAGGAAGTTTTGAAAAATAAAAAATCCATGCTAGAGATTTTATCTCGTAATACTGGAAAGACTATCGAAGAACTCTCTAAAGACTCTGACAGGATGAGTTATCTTAACCCTCAAGAAGCCCTTGATTATGGAGTTATCGATAGAATACTCACAAGTCAAAAAGATTTGCCAAATAAAATTTAA
- the hemW gene encoding radical SAM family heme chaperone HemW, translating to MNKFPRSAYVHIPFCHRRCFYCDFAVIPLGNNVETLQGYGSKTVKEYLKFLYKEILSIKHKSPLSTLYLGGGTPSILDPKQIKELIDIFKENYGIDYGAEITMEVDPASFNQDDLYGFINAGINRFSLGVQSFNNQILQNSGRRHLRVDAEKSCLWLKREYDSGLIKSWSLDLIQNLPFSGFNEWQDDLKKAITFLPPHISIYDLNIENGTVFKKLVNLGKLKLPTNDEAFRNSQSTHLILKNSGYSRYEISNYSLPGHQSRHNRVYWSGLGWWSFGQGSTSSPWGEKLTRPRVSKEYKEWVIRQCELNLDSSLTNKDFIYKELDEKIMLGLRLKEGVDIQEVFKEQNWENKKFKRNLSKLLEEWERFLESGLLVKKGNRFFLSDPKGMELSNQILIAMFKWWDEIT from the coding sequence ATGAATAAGTTTCCAAGAAGTGCCTATGTACACATCCCTTTTTGCCATAGGAGGTGTTTTTATTGTGATTTTGCAGTTATTCCACTTGGAAACAATGTTGAAACTTTACAAGGTTATGGAAGCAAAACTGTTAAAGAATATTTGAAATTTTTATACAAGGAAATATTGTCAATTAAGCATAAATCACCTCTTTCGACACTTTATTTAGGAGGTGGCACACCATCAATTTTGGATCCGAAACAAATCAAAGAATTAATTGATATTTTTAAAGAAAATTATGGAATTGACTATGGTGCTGAAATTACCATGGAAGTTGATCCAGCAAGTTTTAATCAAGATGATCTTTATGGATTCATAAATGCTGGTATAAATAGATTTAGTCTCGGTGTACAAAGTTTTAATAATCAGATACTTCAAAACTCGGGAAGGCGGCATTTAAGAGTGGATGCTGAAAAATCTTGTTTATGGTTGAAGAGAGAATATGATTCTGGGTTAATAAAAAGCTGGAGCTTAGATTTAATTCAAAATTTGCCATTTAGTGGATTTAATGAGTGGCAAGATGACTTAAAAAAGGCAATAACGTTTTTACCACCACATATATCTATTTACGATTTAAATATTGAAAATGGAACTGTTTTTAAGAAATTAGTTAATTTAGGAAAGTTAAAACTTCCAACTAATGATGAGGCTTTTAGAAATAGTCAATCAACTCATTTAATCTTAAAAAACTCAGGGTACTCAAGATATGAAATCTCAAACTATTCTCTCCCGGGTCATCAATCCAGACATAATAGAGTTTATTGGAGTGGATTAGGCTGGTGGAGTTTTGGTCAAGGTTCTACTAGTTCTCCTTGGGGAGAAAAGTTAACTAGACCAAGAGTTAGTAAAGAATATAAAGAATGGGTAATTAGGCAATGTGAACTTAATCTAGATTCATCCCTAACTAATAAAGATTTTATCTATAAAGAACTTGATGAGAAAATCATGTTGGGATTGAGACTTAAAGAGGGTGTAGATATCCAGGAGGTGTTTAAAGAACAAAACTGGGAAAACAAAAAATTCAAAAGAAACCTAAGTAAATTGCTTGAAGAATGGGAAAGATTTCTTGAAAGTGGACTTTTAGTGAAAAAGGGGAATAGATTCTTTTTAAGCGATCCAAAAGGAATGGAACTTAGTAATCAAATTCTTATTGCCATGTTTAAGTGGTGGGATGAGATTACTTAA
- a CDS encoding D-alanine--D-alanine ligase family protein codes for MIREKKKCIGLIFGGYSNEHEVSISSAKTVFQAFNSEINKKRFTIKAFYINKFGDWIDSDSSEKILIDEIENNTTKKQGILNQEKINFLEGIEFQNVDVWFPLLHGFNGEDGSIHGLLRFTKKPLVGCGIIGSALGMDKILMKTIFSNLKLPQVNYLVFQNEDLNEKEVKNKLINEIKKNLNFPIFVKPSNSGSSLGISKVKNESEILQSLEKAQKIDPRILVEEGLEVREIECGIIGNSKLLTSEIGEVKYENDWYDYDSKYNSNNKITIPAEIDSKITQQIKEIAIKSCRALNIFGFARVDFFLEKSSNKIMLNEINTIPGFTKNSMFPMLWKASGLNIEQLVAKLVDISLDL; via the coding sequence ATGATCAGGGAAAAGAAAAAATGTATTGGATTAATATTTGGTGGTTATTCCAATGAACATGAAGTATCTATATCCTCTGCAAAAACAGTTTTTCAAGCATTTAATTCAGAAATAAACAAAAAACGCTTTACTATTAAAGCCTTTTACATAAACAAATTTGGAGATTGGATTGATAGTGACAGTTCTGAAAAAATCCTAATTGATGAAATTGAAAATAATACAACAAAAAAACAAGGAATTTTGAATCAAGAAAAAATTAACTTCCTAGAGGGAATCGAATTTCAAAATGTTGATGTATGGTTTCCTCTTTTACATGGATTTAATGGTGAAGACGGATCAATTCATGGCTTACTGAGATTTACAAAGAAACCTTTAGTCGGATGTGGAATTATAGGCTCAGCACTTGGAATGGATAAAATATTGATGAAAACAATTTTCTCAAACCTAAAACTTCCACAAGTTAATTATCTTGTTTTTCAAAATGAAGATCTCAACGAAAAAGAAGTCAAAAATAAGTTAATCAATGAAATTAAAAAAAATTTAAATTTTCCTATTTTTGTTAAACCCTCGAACTCTGGATCATCTCTTGGCATCTCCAAAGTCAAAAATGAATCGGAAATATTACAATCATTAGAAAAGGCTCAGAAAATAGATCCTAGAATCTTAGTAGAGGAAGGTTTGGAGGTAAGGGAGATTGAATGCGGAATAATTGGGAATTCAAAACTATTAACCTCTGAGATAGGCGAAGTGAAATACGAAAATGATTGGTATGATTACGATTCAAAATACAACTCAAATAATAAAATAACTATCCCAGCTGAAATAGATTCTAAAATTACTCAACAAATTAAAGAAATCGCTATTAAAAGTTGTAGAGCATTAAATATTTTTGGTTTTGCCAGAGTAGATTTCTTTTTAGAAAAATCTTCAAATAAAATCATGTTAAATGAAATAAATACAATTCCTGGTTTTACCAAAAACAGTATGTTTCCAATGCTATGGAAAGCTTCAGGTTTAAATATTGAACAACTTGTGGCTAAACTAGTAGATATATCTCTAGATTTATAA